One Setaria italica strain Yugu1 chromosome II, Setaria_italica_v2.0, whole genome shotgun sequence DNA segment encodes these proteins:
- the LOC101766584 gene encoding galactinol synthase 2, producing MGPNMSAFSSKQQASAKRRAYVTFLAGDGDYWKGVVGLAKGLRKARSAYPLVVAVLPDVPEEHRRKLREQGCVVREIQPVYPPESQTQFAMAYYVINYSKLRIWEFVEYERMVYLDADIQVYENIDHLFDLEKGRFYAVMDCFCEKTWSHTPQYKIGYCQQCPDKVTWPEHELGPPPPRYFNAGMFVHEPSLGTAKDLLDALVVTPPTPFAEQDFLNMFFRDVYEPIPPVYNLVLAMLWRHPENVKPLDKVKVVHYCAAGSKPWRYTGEEANMDREDIKMLVSKWWDIFNDESLDYKGPAVDDDGAEVVDQAREPLRQALAEAGAAKFFPAPSAA from the exons ATGGGCCCGAACATGTCGGCGTTCAGCAGCAAGCAGCAGGCgtcggcgaagcggcgggcgtacGTGACGTTCcttgccggcgacggcgactaCTGGAAGGGCGTGGTGGGTCTGGCCAAGGGCCTGCGGAAGGCGAGGTCGGCCTACCCCCTGGTGGTGGCCGTGCTCCCCGACGTCCCCGAGGAGCACCGCCGCAAGCTGCGGGAGCAGGGCTGCGTCGTCCGCGAGATCCAGCCGGTGTACCCGCCGGAGAGCCAGACGCAGTTCGCCATGGCGTACTACGTCATCAACTACTCCAAGCTCCGGATCTGGGAGTTCGTGGAGTACGAGCGCATGGTGTACCTCGACGCGGACATCCAGGTGTACGAGAACATCGACCACCTGTTCGACCTGGAGAAGGGCCGGTTCTACGCGGTGATGGACTGCTTCTGCGAGAAGACGTGGAGCCACACCCCGCAGTACAAGATCGGCTACTGCCAGCAGTGCCCCGACAAGGTCACCTGGCCGGAGCATGAGCtgggccctccgccgccgcgctacTTCAACGCCGGCATGTTCGTGCACGAGCCGAGCCTGGGCACGGCCAAGGACCTCCTGGACGCGCTGGTGGtgacgccgccgacgccgttCGCGGAGCAGGACTTCCTCAACATGTTCTTCCGCGACGTCTACGAGCCCATCCCGCCGGTGTACAACCTGGTGCTGGCCATGCTGTGGAGGCACCCCGAGAACGTGAAGCCGCTCGACAAGGTCAAGGTCGTGCACTACTGCGCAGCG GGTTCCAAGCCTTGGAGGTACACGGGTGAGGAGGCCAACATGGACCGCGAGGACATCAAGATGCTGGTGAGCAAGTGGTGGGACATCTTCAACGACGAGAGCCTGGACTACAAGGGCCCGGCGGTGGACGACGACGGGGCGGAGGTGGTGGACCAGGCGAGGGAGCCGCTGCggcaggctctggccgaggccgGCGCCGCCAAGTTCTTCCCGGCGCCGTCGGCAGCCTAG
- the LOC101767001 gene encoding GDSL esterase/lipase LIP-4 — protein MELGGGGAAHLVSNSSAPPARRLKVLRFLVVVAAVAAAVSSQLLPPSVVIVPSSWPFTSAPDFKKQQPLAPPECVVFNFGDSNSDTGNLVAGAGFRLHQPVGRRFFGKPSGRFSDGRLYIVFICERLGLDHLSPYMESSGVNFRHGANFAVAGAMVAGAAGTFELATQVRQFRHFKARTEDLRPRGLGSGITSQEFQNAVYTFDIGQNDLQAAFSAGLSYERVLERIPAIVTRIKNAVTMLHEAGGRKFVLYNTGPVGCLPSMLARRRRGGELDRAGCLVDHNGVAGAFNAQLGRLCGELRAELANSTVVCVDMHAIKYGLVANHTAHGFSEPLMTCCGSGGPPYNYRPGKACGSPKVKACADGDHRISWDGLHYTEAANRVVADEVLSAEYSDPPLRLQTLCTSPS, from the exons ATGGAactcggcggtggtggcgctgctCATCTTGTTTCCAATTCCAGTGCCCCACCAGCTCGTCGGCTCAAGGTGCTCCGATTTCTAGTCGTCGTCgctgccgtggccgccgccgtctcgaGCCAGCTTCTGCCGCCGTCCGTCGTCATCGTTCCTAGCAGCTGGCCGTTCACGTCGGCGCCTGATTTTAAGAAGCAGCAGCCGCTGGCCCCTCCGGAATGCGTCGTGTTCAACTTCGGGGACTCCAACTCCGACACCGGgaacctcgtcgccggcgccggcttccGCCTGCACCAGCCCGTCGGACGCCGCTTCTTCGGCAAGCCCAGCGGCCGCTTCTCCGACGGCCGCCTCTACATCGTTTTCATCT GTGAGAGGCTGGGGTTGGATCACCTGAGCCCGTACATGGAGTCGTCGGGGGTCAACTTCCGGCACGGCGCTAacttcgccgtcgccggtgcaatggtcgccggcgccgcgggtaCGTTCGAGCTGGCGACGCAAGTGCGGCAGTTCCGGCACTTCAAGGCACGCACTGAGGACCTCCGCCCGCGAGGGCTCGGGTCCGGCATCACCAGCCAGGAGTTCCAGAACGCCGTGTACACTTTTGACATCGGCCAGAACGACCTCCAGGCTGCCTTCAGCGCCGGCCTCTCGTACGAGCGTGTCCTCGAGAGAATCCCGGCGATCGTAACAAGGATCAAGAACGCCGTCACG ATGTTGCACGAGGCCGGCGGGCGCAAGTTCGTGCTGTACAACACGGGGCCGGTGGGGTGCCTGCCCAGCATGCTGgcgcggcgacgccgcggcggcgagctcgaccGCGCCGGATGCCTCGTCGACCACAACGGCGTCGCCGGGGCGTTCAACGCGCAGCTGGGCCGCCTCTGCGGCGAGCTCCGCGCCGAGCTCGCCAATTCCACCGTGGTGTGCGTGGACATGCACGCCATCAAGTACGGCCTCGTCGCCAACCACACGGCGCACG GTTTCAGTGAGCCGTTGATGACGtgctgcggcagcggcggcccgcCGTACAACTACAGGCCTGGGAAGGCGTGCGGGAGCCCCAAGGTGAAGGCGTGCGCCGACGGCGACCACCGCATCAGCTGGGACGGGCTCCACTACACGGAGGCGGCAAACAGGGTCGTCGCCGACGAGGTACTCTCGGCGGAGTACAGTGACCCTCCGCTTCGGCTACAGACGCTCTGCACCTCTCCAAGCTGA
- the LOC101767398 gene encoding transcription factor TGA2.2 isoform X1 yields the protein MADASSRTDTSTVLDDNDKNQRIRSTKHLQMENGQIMAAAPSNSSDRSDRSDKPLDQKTLRRLAQNREAARKSRLRKKAYVQQLESSKLKLAQLEQELQKARQQGIFISSSGDQTHAMSGNGALTFDIEYTRWLEEQNKQINELRTAVNAHASDSDLRLIVDGIMAHYDEIFKVKGVAAKADVFHILSGMWKTPAERCFLWLGGFRPSELLKLLANHLEPLTEQQLLGLTNLQQSSQQAEDALSQGMEALQQSLAETLAGSLGPSGSSGNVANYMGQMAMAMGKLGTLENFLRQADNLRQQTLHQMQRILTIRQASRALLAIHDYFSRLRALSSLWLARPRE from the exons ATGGCAGATGCTAGTTCAAGGACTGACACATCGACTGTTTTAGACGACAACGACAAGAATCAGAGg ATACGCTCAACGAAACATTTGCAGATGGAAAACGGACAAATTATGGCAGCTGCGCCTTCTAATTCATCAGATAGGTCTGATAGGTCCGACAAACCTTTGGACCAAAAG ACGTTGCGACGGCTTGCCCAGAATCGTGAGGCAGCAAGAAAAAGTCGGCTGAGGAAAAAG GCATATGTGCAACAGCTAGAGAGCAGTAAGCTGAAACTTGctcaattggagcaggagctCCAGAAAGCTCGCCAGCAG GGAATATTCATTTCCAGCTCTGGCGACCAAACCCATGCCATGAGTGGAAATG GAGCGTTGACTTTTGACATTGAATATACTAGATGGCTAGAGGAGCAAAATAAGCAGATAAATGAGTTGAGGACTGCAGTGAATGCTCATGCAAGTGATAGTGACCTACGACTTATTGTAGATGGCATAATGGCACATTATGACGAAATATTCAAGGTCAAAGGTGTTGCTGCAAAGGCTGATGTATTTCATATACTTTCAGGCATGTGGAAGACACCTGCAGAAAGGTGCTTCCTGTGGCTCGGGGGTTTTCGTCCATCTGAACTTTTAAAG CTCCTAGCGAATCACCTCGAGCCCCTAACTGAGCAGCAATTGCTGGGATTGACCAACCTCCAGCAATCTTCCCAGCAGGCAGAGGATGCGTTGTCCCAGGGCATGGAGGCATTGCAGCAATCATTGGCAGAGACTTTGGCTGGATCTCTTGGTCCATCAGGTTCTTCAGGCAATGTGGCAAACTACATGGGTCagatggccatggccatgggcaAACTTGGGACACTTGAGAATTTTCTTCGCCAG GCTGACAATCTGCGACAGCAGACATTGCATCAAATGCAACGGATTCTAACGATCCGACAGGCTTCTCGTGCTCTTCTTGCTATCCATGACTATTTTTCTCGGTTGCGTGCTTTAAGTTCCCTGTGGCTTGCTAGGCCACGTGAATGA
- the LOC101767398 gene encoding transcription factor TGA2.1 isoform X2, with protein sequence MADASSRTDTSTVLDDNDKNQRMENGQIMAAAPSNSSDRSDRSDKPLDQKTLRRLAQNREAARKSRLRKKAYVQQLESSKLKLAQLEQELQKARQQGIFISSSGDQTHAMSGNGALTFDIEYTRWLEEQNKQINELRTAVNAHASDSDLRLIVDGIMAHYDEIFKVKGVAAKADVFHILSGMWKTPAERCFLWLGGFRPSELLKLLANHLEPLTEQQLLGLTNLQQSSQQAEDALSQGMEALQQSLAETLAGSLGPSGSSGNVANYMGQMAMAMGKLGTLENFLRQADNLRQQTLHQMQRILTIRQASRALLAIHDYFSRLRALSSLWLARPRE encoded by the exons ATGGCAGATGCTAGTTCAAGGACTGACACATCGACTGTTTTAGACGACAACGACAAGAATCAGAGg ATGGAAAACGGACAAATTATGGCAGCTGCGCCTTCTAATTCATCAGATAGGTCTGATAGGTCCGACAAACCTTTGGACCAAAAG ACGTTGCGACGGCTTGCCCAGAATCGTGAGGCAGCAAGAAAAAGTCGGCTGAGGAAAAAG GCATATGTGCAACAGCTAGAGAGCAGTAAGCTGAAACTTGctcaattggagcaggagctCCAGAAAGCTCGCCAGCAG GGAATATTCATTTCCAGCTCTGGCGACCAAACCCATGCCATGAGTGGAAATG GAGCGTTGACTTTTGACATTGAATATACTAGATGGCTAGAGGAGCAAAATAAGCAGATAAATGAGTTGAGGACTGCAGTGAATGCTCATGCAAGTGATAGTGACCTACGACTTATTGTAGATGGCATAATGGCACATTATGACGAAATATTCAAGGTCAAAGGTGTTGCTGCAAAGGCTGATGTATTTCATATACTTTCAGGCATGTGGAAGACACCTGCAGAAAGGTGCTTCCTGTGGCTCGGGGGTTTTCGTCCATCTGAACTTTTAAAG CTCCTAGCGAATCACCTCGAGCCCCTAACTGAGCAGCAATTGCTGGGATTGACCAACCTCCAGCAATCTTCCCAGCAGGCAGAGGATGCGTTGTCCCAGGGCATGGAGGCATTGCAGCAATCATTGGCAGAGACTTTGGCTGGATCTCTTGGTCCATCAGGTTCTTCAGGCAATGTGGCAAACTACATGGGTCagatggccatggccatgggcaAACTTGGGACACTTGAGAATTTTCTTCGCCAG GCTGACAATCTGCGACAGCAGACATTGCATCAAATGCAACGGATTCTAACGATCCGACAGGCTTCTCGTGCTCTTCTTGCTATCCATGACTATTTTTCTCGGTTGCGTGCTTTAAGTTCCCTGTGGCTTGCTAGGCCACGTGAATGA